In one Canis lupus dingo isolate Sandy chromosome 16, ASM325472v2, whole genome shotgun sequence genomic region, the following are encoded:
- the RAMP3 gene encoding receptor activity-modifying protein 3 isoform X2 has protein sequence METRARRRPQLRLLLLLLLLCGGCPRVGGCNETRMLEKLPRCGKAFADMMHKVDVWKWCNLSEFIVYYESFTNCTEVETNVVGCYWPNPLAQGFITGVHRQFFANCTVDRTHWEDPPDEVLIPLIAVPVLLTVAMAGLVVWRSKRPDQLL, from the exons ATGGAGACGCGCGCGCGGCGGCGCCCGCAGCtaaggctgctgctgctgctgctgctgctctgcg GTGGGTGTCCCCGAGTGGGTGGCTGCAACGAGACACGCATGTTGGAGAAGCTGCCCCGGTGCGGGAAGGCCTTCGCCGACATGATGCACAAGGTGGACGTCTGGAAGTGGTGCAACCTGTCGGAGTTCATTGT GTACTACGAGAGCTTCACCAACTGCACGGAAGTGGAGACCAACGTGGTGGGCTGCTACTGGCCCAACCCCCTGGCGCAGGGCTTCATCACCGGCGTCCACAGGCAGTTCTTCGCCAACTGCACGGTGGACAGGACGCACTGGGAGGACCCCCCGGATGAGGTGCTCATCCCGCTCATCGCCGTGCCGGTCCTGCTGACCGTGGCCATGGCCGGCCTGGTGGTGTGGCGCAGCAAGCGCCCAGACCAGCTGCTGTGA
- the RAMP3 gene encoding receptor activity-modifying protein 3 isoform X1 gives METRARRRPQLRLLLLLLLLCGGCPRVGGCNETRMLEKLPRCGKAFADMMHKVDVWKWCNLSEFIVYYESFTNCTEVETNVVGCYWPNPLAQGFITGVHRQFFANCTVDRTHWEDPPDEANPEPDSIWTKEAVPLSSSSQARYQQLGTPMWFRTC, from the exons ATGGAGACGCGCGCGCGGCGGCGCCCGCAGCtaaggctgctgctgctgctgctgctgctctgcg GTGGGTGTCCCCGAGTGGGTGGCTGCAACGAGACACGCATGTTGGAGAAGCTGCCCCGGTGCGGGAAGGCCTTCGCCGACATGATGCACAAGGTGGACGTCTGGAAGTGGTGCAACCTGTCGGAGTTCATTGT GTACTACGAGAGCTTCACCAACTGCACGGAAGTGGAGACCAACGTGGTGGGCTGCTACTGGCCCAACCCCCTGGCGCAGGGCTTCATCACCGGCGTCCACAGGCAGTTCTTCGCCAACTGCACGGTGGACAGGACGCACTGGGAGGACCCCCCGGATGAG GCCAATCCAGAGCCAGACTCTATCTGGACAAAGGAGGCAGTACCCCTGTCTTCATCATCCCAGGCCAGGTACCAGCAGCTAGGGACACCCATGTGGTTTAGAACCTGCTAG
- the RAMP3 gene encoding receptor activity-modifying protein 3 isoform X4: METRARRRPQLRLLLLLLLLCGGCPRVGGCNETRMLEKLPRCGKAFADMMHKVDVWKWCNLSEFIVYYESFTNCTEVETNVVGCYWPNPLAQGFITGVHRQFFANCTVDRTHWEDPPDECIQRLTIPQKSTGYVWGRDPRMS, from the exons ATGGAGACGCGCGCGCGGCGGCGCCCGCAGCtaaggctgctgctgctgctgctgctgctctgcg GTGGGTGTCCCCGAGTGGGTGGCTGCAACGAGACACGCATGTTGGAGAAGCTGCCCCGGTGCGGGAAGGCCTTCGCCGACATGATGCACAAGGTGGACGTCTGGAAGTGGTGCAACCTGTCGGAGTTCATTGT GTACTACGAGAGCTTCACCAACTGCACGGAAGTGGAGACCAACGTGGTGGGCTGCTACTGGCCCAACCCCCTGGCGCAGGGCTTCATCACCGGCGTCCACAGGCAGTTCTTCGCCAACTGCACGGTGGACAGGACGCACTGGGAGGACCCCCCGGATGAG TGCATTCAACGTCTGACCATCCCACAAAAGAGCACGGGCTATGTCTGGGGCCGTGATCCGAGGATGTCATGA
- the RAMP3 gene encoding receptor activity-modifying protein 3 isoform X3: METRARRRPQLRLLLLLLLLCGGCPRVGGCNETRMLEKLPRCGKAFADMMHKVDVWKWCNLSEFIVYYESFTNCTEVETNVVGCYWPNPLAQGFITGVHRQFFANCTVDRTHWEDPPDEANPEPDSIWTKEAVPLSSSSQASAFNV, encoded by the exons ATGGAGACGCGCGCGCGGCGGCGCCCGCAGCtaaggctgctgctgctgctgctgctgctctgcg GTGGGTGTCCCCGAGTGGGTGGCTGCAACGAGACACGCATGTTGGAGAAGCTGCCCCGGTGCGGGAAGGCCTTCGCCGACATGATGCACAAGGTGGACGTCTGGAAGTGGTGCAACCTGTCGGAGTTCATTGT GTACTACGAGAGCTTCACCAACTGCACGGAAGTGGAGACCAACGTGGTGGGCTGCTACTGGCCCAACCCCCTGGCGCAGGGCTTCATCACCGGCGTCCACAGGCAGTTCTTCGCCAACTGCACGGTGGACAGGACGCACTGGGAGGACCCCCCGGATGAG GCCAATCCAGAGCCAGACTCTATCTGGACAAAGGAGGCAGTACCCCTGTCTTCATCATCCCAGGCCAG TGCATTCAACGTCTGA
- the RAMP3 gene encoding receptor activity-modifying protein 3 isoform X5, whose amino-acid sequence MLEKLPRCGKAFADMMHKVDVWKWCNLSEFIVYYESFTNCTEVETNVVGCYWPNPLAQGFITGVHRQFFANCTVDRTHWEDPPDEANPEPDSIWTKEAVPLSSSSQARYQQLGTPMWFRTC is encoded by the exons ATGTTGGAGAAGCTGCCCCGGTGCGGGAAGGCCTTCGCCGACATGATGCACAAGGTGGACGTCTGGAAGTGGTGCAACCTGTCGGAGTTCATTGT GTACTACGAGAGCTTCACCAACTGCACGGAAGTGGAGACCAACGTGGTGGGCTGCTACTGGCCCAACCCCCTGGCGCAGGGCTTCATCACCGGCGTCCACAGGCAGTTCTTCGCCAACTGCACGGTGGACAGGACGCACTGGGAGGACCCCCCGGATGAG GCCAATCCAGAGCCAGACTCTATCTGGACAAAGGAGGCAGTACCCCTGTCTTCATCATCCCAGGCCAGGTACCAGCAGCTAGGGACACCCATGTGGTTTAGAACCTGCTAG